The DNA segment CTTCAACCTAACAGGAGTGCCCCTAGGAGAATACACCATTAAATCAAAAGTAAAATACACCTCACGCGAAGGAGAACTTAGATTCGTCACCGATCAAGACAGCTTCAAAATCACACCTGAACCCATCACTCTTGGAACAGTACTCTTTGCCAAAGTATGGCTCTTTGCAGTCTGGCAATACCTTGCAGCACTTCTCCTCCTAGGACTCCTTGTTGCAGCAGCGCACAAAGGAAAAGAATACTGGGAGCTTCACAAAAAATACCAACACATCATCGTTGATCACAGACTGCTCCCTCAACCCGGAGAGCGCTCCGCCTACGTAGGACTCATCGCAGAAACACACATACGTGCATTCATCAACCTTGAAAGCCTCACCACACACACCATCATCGCAGGAGCAACAGGAGGCGGGAAAACAATTTCAGCACAAGACATCGTTGAAGAAGCACTAGATCACAACGTAGCAGTTGTCGTCTTTGATCCCACAGGGCAATGGTCAGGATTCCTACGCCCTTGCACAGATAAATCCATGCTCAAACTCTACCCTCACTTCGGCATGAGCATTCATGACGCAAAAGGATACAAAGGAAACATCTTCCACATAGAAAATCCCCGAGAATACTTAGATTTACAATCAAGAATCAAACCAGGATTCATCAACATTATTAACATCTCAAAAATAGATCCAAAAGAATTAGACATCTTCGTTGCAAACACAATCAGGCAAATATTCAAGATGAACTTGCCAGAGAGCAAAACACTCAAAACACTCTTCGTCTATGACGAAGTACACAGACTCCTCCCGAAATTCGGAGGATCAGGAGCAGGGTTCATCCAAATCGAACGCGCCTGTCGTGAATTCAGGAAATGGGGAGTAGGAGTACTTCTCGTCTCACAAGTACTCTCAGACTTCGTAGGAGAAATCAAAGCAAACATCAACACAGAAATACAAATGCGAACAAAATCAGAAGGAGACCTTGAACGTGTCAAAAACAAATACGGAGACGCAATACTCCACGCACTCATCAAAGCAAGCGTGGGAACAGGAATGATACAAAACGCAGAATACAACAAAGGAAGACCCTACCTCATCTCATTCAGACCACTCAAACACAGCCCACAAAGACTCTCAGACAAGGAACTCAACCTCTACTCAAAATACAACAACCAACTCGCAGATATAGAATACCAAATACAACAATTAAAAGACCTCAAACAAGACACCTTCGACGTAGAATTAGAACTCAAACTCGCAAAAGACAAACTCATGGAAGGAAAATTCACCATGGTAGACATCTACATTGACGGACTCGTCACCAAGCTCAAGAGCCAATTCGCAGCAGCAGGCGCAACACCAAAACAAAGACAAATCAAACTCATCCCACAAGAAGAGATAGAAGCAGATATAGCAATAGCGCAAAAAGAAAGAGAGCGCTACACCCAAGAGATGATCAAAAAACACGGAAAAGACTATTTTGAGAACAAGAAAAAAGGAATTGAAAAACCTCCCGCACCAAAAGAACCAAAAAAATCAGAAGATCCCGTTCTGCACTTCCTCGAACGTCAACGCGCAAAAGGTCTCACTGACGATCAAATCAAGAAAAAACTCCTT comes from the Candidatus Woesearchaeota archaeon genome and includes:
- a CDS encoding DUF853 family protein codes for the protein FNLTGVPLGEYTIKSKVKYTSREGELRFVTDQDSFKITPEPITLGTVLFAKVWLFAVWQYLAALLLLGLLVAAAHKGKEYWELHKKYQHIIVDHRLLPQPGERSAYVGLIAETHIRAFINLESLTTHTIIAGATGGGKTISAQDIVEEALDHNVAVVVFDPTGQWSGFLRPCTDKSMLKLYPHFGMSIHDAKGYKGNIFHIENPREYLDLQSRIKPGFINIINISKIDPKELDIFVANTIRQIFKMNLPESKTLKTLFVYDEVHRLLPKFGGSGAGFIQIERACREFRKWGVGVLLVSQVLSDFVGEIKANINTEIQMRTKSEGDLERVKNKYGDAILHALIKASVGTGMIQNAEYNKGRPYLISFRPLKHSPQRLSDKELNLYSKYNNQLADIEYQIQQLKDLKQDTFDVELELKLAKDKLMEGKFTMVDIYIDGLVTKLKSQFAAAGATPKQRQIKLIPQEEIEADIAIAQKERERYTQEMIKKHGKDYFENKKKGIEKPPAPKEPKKSEDPVLHFLERQRAKGLTDDQIKKKLLEHGWKEKQIEKLFKKEEQEKKKEKPSKDPLAELQLRLNALMAKVEAKKKEGKDLTLEIDTVTLPGDVKLALASKDKQKAQQLLKKMDEIEQKHNLR